The genomic interval AGGTTTAAACCAACTGTATATGTTTTTGCCTGGGGATACCCTCCAAAGTCAACTCCTACAATGTTTGTAGTTCCGCCGTATGCATTCCCTTCCGGATCATAACCGCTATAATCTGTTAATGTCCAAAGGTTGGTACCACTTACATAAATTCTGGCATTGCTGAGCTTAATTTTTTCTAACAGGGAAGCAGGAAAATTATACCCGAGCGTAAGGTTTTTTAAGCGCAGGTAAGAAGCATCTTCAACAAACCGGGAGGAAAAAACATTATCGTTAGCCGTATATAATGCACGCGCATAGGTGTTGTTAGGATTTTGGGGAGTCCATCTGCCCAGGCCAGCTGAGGCCAGTACATTTTGCCGGCCATTCACATTGGCTAAATCTCCCAGATTCTGGTTCACCATTTCATTCCCCTGCGATCCCTGGAAGAAAAAGGATAAGGTGATGCCTTTAAAGGTGAGGGTATTATTTACACCCCAGGTAAAATCTGGTTGAGCCGACCCAATAATGGTCCGGTCAAAATCATTAATTACACCGTCCGGCATGCCATTTGGGCCGCTGATATCTTTGTATCTCCTATCTCCTGCGGATGGATTCTGACCTGCAATCACCGGGCTGTTTTTTGCCTCATCATCTGTCTGGTAAATTCCATCAAACACATACCCGAAAAAAGTACCTATAGGCTCTCCTTCCCGTAATATATTTCCTCCAATGCCTAAATTAATATCTTCCTCTCTGGCCAGGTTCGTGATTTTATTCCGGTTCACCGATACATTCACAGATGTCGTCCAGCGAATGTTTCCGTCTATATTCACAGAATTAAGAGCTATATCGATTCCTCTGTTTTGAACATTCCCGATATTGAGCAAGGTAGTTTCGAATCCTGATGTATAAGGAATGGGTGTACCCAGCAATAGATCTTCGGTATTCTTATGATACACTTCTACAGTAGCCCCCAGTCTTCCCTCCAGAACAGACAGGTCAACTCCTATGTTGGCTTGCTTGGTGGTTTCCCATTTTAAATTTCTGTTGGGATAAGAAACCGGTTCTCTTCCCCGGAACGCTTCAGAGCCGGAAGAAGTACTAAATACACCCTGCCCGATTTGCCCGATCAAGGCAAGTGAACCATAGGGCGGGATCGCCTGATTACCGGTTACGCCATAGCTGGCTCTGAATTTTAAATCATTGATAAAGTTATTGGATTTCATAAACTCCTCTTCTGAAACTCTCCAGGCGAAGGCGGCAGAAGGGAAAAAACCGTATTTGTTTCCCTCGGCAAACTTGGAAGATCCGTCAGCACGGCCTGTCAGCGTAAACAGGTATTTATTCTTCAACGAATAATTGATTCTGCCAAAATAAGATAAGATGCTCCATTCCAGTTCTCCATTGGTAGTCGTTTGCGGATTATCAGCAGAACCTATATCGTGCCAGCCGGTGCGGGATTCCGGGAAGCCAAACGCATAGGAATTAACCGATTCATTTCTGAACTGCTGCATTTCAAATCCAAGCAATGCATTAATGGTATGGTCCTGATTGATTTCTTTATTATAGGTAAGCGTATTGGTATTGAGCCAGGTGAGTGCTTCAAGCGTAGAAACACCTGCCTCTCCTTTACTGTTTTCTGTTCTTTTGAGGAAGTTTGGGCCGAAAGAATTGGATTTTGTAGATAAGCCATCTATGCCGAAACTGGATCTGAGTGATAAACCCTCTACGATTTCGTATTCGGCAAATACAGTTCCGAGTAATCTGGAGGTGGTCGTAGTAGAAATATATTCTTTTGCTTCTGCTACCGGATTGGCTATGGCATCTCTTCTGTCATGCTGGAAAGTATATCCGCCTGGCCGAAGTGGGTCATATACCGGAAGAATGGGATTAAACAGAAGGGCGTTATATACTACCCCCTGCACAACCGGACCGGGACCAGTTAATACGCCATTATTAATTGTTCTATTGTAAGACAAATTCACCCCAACCTTTAATTTTTCATTTACATCCGTATTCAAATTCGTCCTGAAGGAATACCTGTCCAGGTCAGATCCTTCTACAATTCCGTTCTGGGTAAAAAATCCTCCTCCTATGGCGTACTGGGTTTTATCATTTCCTCCGGTTAAAGAAAGTTGAA from Rhodocytophaga rosea carries:
- a CDS encoding SusC/RagA family TonB-linked outer membrane protein, producing the protein MKRILLLGLLFTSVWLEVMAQQQVTGKVTDSKGEPLPGVNVLVKNTTIGSVTTQDGNYSVSVPPENTILVFSYIGYITQEITLNGRSGIDITLSEDLQSLEEVVVVGYGTVKKSDLTGSVSSISSVELKAIPVATFDQALQGRAAGVQVVQSTGAPGGGTNIRIRGTSSVNASSEPLYVIDGMLINSNSGETSIGGRGPAVNPLATINPSDIESIEVLKDASATAIYGSRAANGVILITTKRGKAGKASVNFESYYGVQTVTKKLDLLNATQFAQLVNEANQNAQLTPVYTNPESFGEGTDWQEELFRQAPIANFQLSLTGGNDKTQYAIGGGFFTQNGIVEGSDLDRYSFRTNLNTDVNEKLKVGVNLSYNRTINNGVLTGPGPVVQGVVYNALLFNPILPVYDPLRPGGYTFQHDRRDAIANPVAEAKEYISTTTTSRLLGTVFAEYEIVEGLSLRSSFGIDGLSTKSNSFGPNFLKRTENSKGEAGVSTLEALTWLNTNTLTYNKEINQDHTINALLGFEMQQFRNESVNSYAFGFPESRTGWHDIGSADNPQTTTNGELEWSILSYFGRINYSLKNKYLFTLTGRADGSSKFAEGNKYGFFPSAAFAWRVSEEEFMKSNNFINDLKFRASYGVTGNQAIPPYGSLALIGQIGQGVFSTSSGSEAFRGREPVSYPNRNLKWETTKQANIGVDLSVLEGRLGATVEVYHKNTEDLLLGTPIPYTSGFETTLLNIGNVQNRGIDIALNSVNIDGNIRWTTSVNVSVNRNKITNLAREEDINLGIGGNILREGEPIGTFFGYVFDGIYQTDDEAKNSPVIAGQNPSAGDRRYKDISGPNGMPDGVINDFDRTIIGSAQPDFTWGVNNTLTFKGITLSFFFQGSQGNEMVNQNLGDLANVNGRQNVLASAGLGRWTPQNPNNTYARALYTANDNVFSSRFVEDASYLRLKNLTLGYNFPASLLEKIKLSNARIYVSGTNLWTLTDYSGYDPEGNAYGGTTNIVGVDFGGYPQAKTYTVGLNLGF